In Acidobacteriota bacterium, a genomic segment contains:
- a CDS encoding ribbon-helix-helix domain-containing protein: MIRTQISVDEALYERAKDVARRQGISLAELVRRGIEEMVSRVPADKPWMAYAGMVEGEPDDSETIDDVVYGRDTP, encoded by the coding sequence ATGATTAGGACCCAGATCTCCGTCGACGAGGCACTCTACGAGCGGGCCAAGGATGTTGCCAGGAGGCAGGGCATCTCACTTGCGGAGCTTGTTCGCCGCGGCATCGAGGAAATGGTTTCCCGAGTGCCCGCAGACAAGCCTTGGATGGCGTATGCCGGGATGGTAGAAGGTGAGCCAGACGATAGCGAGACTATCGATGATGTCGTGTACGGGCGCGACACCCCATGA
- a CDS encoding RNA polymerase sigma factor yields the protein MSRSERDLKAKQWLRKIAQEGDHEAGGMLYKTFSHPIIKFLYGMLGIYEDAEGVFHDVMIAVWTGAAKRYRGGNPTSYLFGIAHKQALARISRRTPSVDPGRLFECEDHNPLIDELLIKHDLTMRMLRGLPQPDRELLILSEVHELSSIEIGKILNRPDGTVRRRRREILERLRSSRLGK from the coding sequence ATGTCACGCTCAGAACGTGATCTCAAAGCTAAGCAGTGGCTGAGAAAGATTGCCCAGGAAGGAGATCACGAGGCTGGCGGCATGCTCTACAAGACCTTTTCACATCCGATCATAAAGTTCCTATACGGCATGCTGGGCATTTACGAAGATGCCGAAGGAGTGTTTCACGACGTGATGATCGCAGTCTGGACGGGAGCGGCAAAAAGATACCGGGGCGGCAATCCGACCAGCTACTTGTTCGGCATCGCCCACAAACAAGCTCTCGCAAGGATCTCGAGAAGGACTCCCTCGGTCGATCCCGGGCGACTATTCGAATGCGAAGACCACAACCCCCTGATCGACGAACTCCTGATCAAGCACGATCTGACAATGCGAATGCTGAGAGGGCTGCCCCAACCAGACCGGGAGCTTCTGATCCTCTCCGAAGTCCATGAACTCTCTTCTATTGAGATTGGGAAGATCCTCAACCGTCCTGACGGAACAGTCAGACGACGTCGACGTGAGATCCTTGAGAGGCTGCGAAGCTCCAGGCTGGGAAAATAA
- a CDS encoding HXXEE domain-containing protein, whose protein sequence is MQAKGYGLTGRWTWLYPITLTLHLLEELWAAGGYHPWLASHGGAAMSTVSFLALTGAGVVALSAGLALLREDWLQWLVMGLAFFYLVNTAAHLIECLLTHSFSPGSFSGVLLWLPLALFTLSRTRQRHGRIPAWGRLLALTLGGQAVLTFSLWRPLLWQG, encoded by the coding sequence ATGCAGGCGAAGGGATACGGTTTGACTGGACGCTGGACTTGGCTCTATCCGATCACGCTGACACTTCACCTGTTGGAGGAGTTGTGGGCCGCGGGCGGCTACCATCCCTGGCTGGCCAGTCATGGAGGAGCGGCCATGTCCACGGTCTCTTTCTTGGCTTTGACGGGCGCGGGCGTGGTGGCGCTGTCGGCAGGGCTCGCACTGCTGCGCGAGGACTGGCTGCAGTGGCTGGTCATGGGCCTGGCCTTCTTCTACCTGGTCAATACGGCGGCTCATCTTATCGAGTGCCTGTTGACACACTCCTTTTCGCCTGGCTCATTCTCAGGGGTATTGCTGTGGCTGCCGTTGGCTCTCTTTACGCTCTCCAGGACTCGGCAGCGGCACGGACGCATCCCGGCCTGGGGCAGGCTGCTGGCGCTGACCCTGGGGGGCCAGGCAGTCCTTACCTTCAGCTTGTGGCGTCCGCTGCTTTGGCAGGGCTAG
- a CDS encoding zf-HC2 domain-containing protein produces the protein MSHEDLEMLLPDYAAGQLPRLQRWRVSRHLRGCSSCRQAVEDYRQIRASVRKWSDDIPQPSPENYDRFMSFIAETEPAPDDSARTLPVWIWKTVPLTAAGLLAGLNLTLGFQLADLKSPRDFELVNLTNVRGPGSQGQNSDTLNVPVAEEQRFVALQIDINTFDDALQQFIEFSEFQCSLRGESGEEPFGTWQATGRSQLNLLLPAQPLGIGKIWTLTIEGRRDYDNRLVPIRSVSFVTTRPLPRE, from the coding sequence ATGAGTCACGAAGACCTTGAAATGCTGTTGCCTGATTACGCGGCAGGGCAACTTCCCCGGCTTCAGCGCTGGAGAGTGAGCCGTCACCTAAGAGGCTGCTCCTCTTGTCGGCAAGCGGTGGAGGATTACCGGCAAATCAGAGCGTCAGTGCGCAAGTGGTCCGACGACATCCCCCAACCTTCGCCGGAGAACTACGACCGGTTCATGAGTTTCATCGCCGAGACCGAACCGGCCCCAGACGATTCGGCCCGCACCCTGCCCGTCTGGATCTGGAAGACCGTCCCGCTCACGGCGGCCGGCCTGCTGGCCGGCCTGAACCTGACGCTCGGTTTTCAACTTGCCGATCTCAAGTCTCCCCGTGATTTCGAGCTGGTCAACCTAACTAACGTCCGAGGGCCGGGTTCCCAAGGCCAAAACTCCGACACCCTCAACGTCCCGGTGGCAGAAGAACAGCGCTTTGTCGCCTTGCAGATCGACATCAACACCTTCGATGACGCTTTGCAGCAGTTCATCGAGTTCAGCGAATTCCAGTGCAGCCTTCGCGGCGAATCCGGAGAGGAGCCTTTCGGAACTTGGCAGGCGACCGGCCGGAGTCAACTCAATCTGCTGTTGCCGGCCCAACCGCTGGGGATTGGCAAGATCTGGACCCTGACCATTGAGGGCCGCAGGGATTACGATAACAGGCTTGTGCCCATCAGAAGCGTTTCCTTTGTCACCACGCGGCCACTCCCTCGTGAATAG
- a CDS encoding CHAT domain-containing protein, whose amino-acid sequence MREWVAILTMLLTACSQGTAPEEPGEAEERIISAIRSGDWTEASNAAKRTLETWPNLPEVQQLKFRLLRAEAHLGARELAQAAVLLQAEIPESEEFARLRVRQQMLRADIPRYRSRAEPDEELGLELRRSAIDLYDKALAEAEELGDSLLRAEIQNRQGQLLIRMGEFATAETALLEALDSAREEEDVYLESLATLNLGYLNLARHHWDKALNWQEQALEAGRKAGSRIVQQVALLDLAISHRRLGHFEECRQRCREMLNWEEAPAFDVAECLGEIANSYVREGRYAESEEHFRSGIAKALELEELHQAGRLAGNFAVALLLQERWEEAEDFNARAMDWKRSQGDVRSLIYQRLTLARIHLGRGEFDRAEVILKTILQDPDLHAQLRWDAMAGLAKISAARRDWDEADRYYRQALAVIERSTDLLQEQIHRIEFFAVLARFYHDYVEMLLQRGKVAEALQVVESSRARVLAERSENAAMLRNGYQAPDYQGAARRSDSVFLSYWLGPERSWLWEVTAQGIDVHEIPNRARIADWVERYQDSVIRERNYSTASKLGQILYERLVSPADIAPGSTVYLVADGPLHGLNFETLVVDGHQPHYWIRDVTLILVPTLDLIAAPSEAEGRADRVLLIGDPEEMPPWGRPPRAAEEILVIIESLQERTHLVLRRAEATPERYLEETMNQGFSFIHFAAHAEANQEKPLESAIILSRSSPLKAFKLYARDILNQGVGADLVTLSACHSAGAKAYSGEGLVGFAWAFLQSGARRVAAGLWEVDGDATFHLMQHFYRQMSREVAPPQALRSAKLRMLDSQNENFRQPFYWGAFQLFVQHPESLNGSQPR is encoded by the coding sequence ATGAGAGAATGGGTAGCGATTCTCACAATGCTCCTGACCGCTTGCAGCCAGGGAACAGCACCGGAAGAGCCTGGCGAGGCCGAGGAGCGTATCATCTCGGCAATCCGGAGCGGCGACTGGACAGAAGCGTCCAATGCCGCCAAGAGGACCCTCGAAACCTGGCCCAATCTTCCCGAGGTGCAGCAACTCAAGTTTCGGCTGCTGAGAGCCGAAGCCCATCTGGGGGCCCGCGAGCTGGCTCAGGCGGCGGTTCTTCTTCAGGCCGAAATCCCGGAAAGCGAGGAATTCGCCCGCCTGCGCGTGAGACAGCAGATGTTGAGGGCAGACATCCCGCGCTACCGCAGCCGGGCCGAGCCAGACGAAGAACTGGGACTCGAGTTGCGCCGTTCAGCCATCGATCTCTACGACAAGGCCTTAGCGGAAGCTGAAGAACTCGGCGACAGCCTCCTGAGAGCCGAAATCCAGAACCGCCAAGGCCAGCTCTTGATCCGGATGGGCGAGTTTGCCACGGCTGAAACGGCCCTGCTGGAGGCGCTGGACTCGGCCCGCGAGGAAGAAGACGTCTACCTTGAATCCCTGGCCACTTTGAATCTTGGCTATCTGAATCTGGCCCGCCACCATTGGGACAAAGCCCTCAATTGGCAGGAGCAGGCCCTTGAGGCGGGCCGAAAGGCGGGTTCGCGCATCGTCCAGCAAGTCGCCCTCTTGGATCTGGCAATCAGTCATCGCAGGCTGGGACATTTCGAGGAGTGCCGTCAACGGTGTCGCGAGATGCTGAACTGGGAGGAGGCGCCTGCCTTCGACGTCGCTGAATGTCTTGGAGAGATCGCCAACAGTTACGTGAGGGAAGGACGCTATGCAGAGTCCGAGGAGCATTTCCGTTCGGGCATAGCCAAGGCCTTGGAGCTTGAGGAGCTCCATCAGGCCGGGCGCCTCGCCGGCAACTTCGCCGTTGCTCTGCTGCTGCAAGAACGGTGGGAGGAGGCCGAGGACTTCAATGCCAGGGCGATGGACTGGAAACGCTCACAGGGCGACGTCAGGAGTTTGATCTATCAGCGGCTGACCCTGGCCCGCATCCACCTGGGCCGCGGGGAGTTCGACCGTGCCGAAGTCATCCTGAAGACGATCCTGCAGGACCCGGATCTGCATGCTCAACTCCGCTGGGACGCCATGGCGGGACTAGCCAAGATCTCCGCGGCGCGGCGCGATTGGGACGAGGCCGACCGCTACTACCGACAGGCGCTTGCCGTCATCGAGCGCTCCACCGACCTTCTGCAGGAGCAGATTCACCGCATCGAGTTCTTCGCCGTCCTAGCCCGCTTCTACCACGACTATGTGGAGATGCTGCTCCAGCGGGGTAAAGTGGCCGAGGCCCTGCAGGTGGTGGAATCCAGCCGGGCCAGAGTACTGGCGGAACGATCCGAAAACGCCGCTATGCTGCGTAACGGATACCAAGCGCCCGATTATCAGGGAGCGGCCCGGCGCTCAGACAGCGTCTTCCTCTCCTACTGGCTGGGACCCGAGCGTTCCTGGCTGTGGGAAGTTACGGCACAGGGCATTGACGTACATGAGATTCCCAACCGGGCCAGAATCGCCGATTGGGTGGAACGTTATCAAGACTCGGTGATCCGAGAGCGCAATTACTCAACGGCGTCCAAGCTGGGACAAATACTCTACGAACGATTGGTGTCACCCGCCGACATCGCCCCGGGCAGCACGGTTTACCTGGTCGCCGACGGACCTCTGCATGGACTGAATTTCGAAACTCTAGTCGTGGACGGGCACCAGCCTCATTACTGGATTCGGGACGTCACCCTGATTTTGGTGCCCACGCTGGATCTGATCGCCGCGCCAAGCGAGGCCGAGGGTCGAGCGGACCGGGTGCTGCTCATCGGGGATCCGGAAGAAATGCCCCCATGGGGCCGGCCTCCCCGAGCCGCCGAGGAAATCCTGGTAATCATCGAAAGTCTGCAAGAGCGGACCCATCTCGTATTGCGCCGCGCCGAGGCCACGCCAGAGAGGTATCTGGAAGAAACAATGAACCAGGGCTTCAGCTTCATCCATTTCGCAGCTCACGCCGAAGCAAATCAGGAGAAGCCGCTGGAATCGGCGATCATCCTGTCCCGCTCCTCCCCTCTGAAAGCTTTTAAGCTCTATGCCCGCGACATACTGAACCAGGGCGTAGGAGCTGACCTGGTAACGCTCTCCGCCTGCCACAGCGCGGGGGCTAAGGCCTATTCTGGCGAAGGTCTGGTCGGCTTTGCATGGGCTTTTCTGCAGTCTGGTGCACGACGGGTTGCGGCAGGTCTGTGGGAGGTGGACGGAGACGCCACCTTTCATCTTATGCAGCACTTCTACCGTCAGATGTCTCGCGAGGTCGCCCCCCCTCAAGCTCTGCGCAGCGCCAAACTCAGGATGCTTGATTCCCAGAACGAGAACTTCCGCCAGCCCTTTTACTGGGGAGCCTTCCAACTCTTCGTCCAGCACCCCGAGTCTCTCAACGGTTCCCAGCCGCGCTGA
- a CDS encoding glycosyl hydrolase encodes MKTKVRAIGGHVTLVLVLILAAVAVAPVTAHGLSAPLFQEQQQSGEGQEAQAEGEEEEKKDETPPLYKVKTPALKFRSIGPALTAGRIADFAVNPDNPAQYYVAVASGGVWKTDNKGITFDPIFDSQGSYSIGCVTLDPNNLHVVWVGTGENNNQRSVAYGDGVYKSLDGGKSWKHMGLKESEHIGMIAVDPRDSNVVYVAAYGPLWSAGGDRGLYKSTDGGKNWEKVLEISEHTGVSEVHLDPRDPDLIYAVAHQRRRHVFTLIDGGPESAVYKSEDAGANWRKIMKGLPGGHVGRIGMDISPADPDVLYAIVEAQGRRGGFFRSTNRGETWSRRSSYTSRGNYYQEIFADPTDVDRVYSMDTFGQVSHDGGATWERYGGRNRHVDDHALWIDPDNPDYLLNGNDGGVYESYDRGRNWRYMTTLPITQFYKVEVDNAEPFYNVYGGTQDNYSLGGPSRTTSRNGIENADWFVTKGGDGFETQVDPEDSNIIYAQSQYGNLARFDRRSGESIAIQPQEGAGENAYIWNWDAPLLISPHSRTRLYFAADKVFRSDDRGESWTAVSDDLTRQIDRNTLEVMGQTWPMDAVAKHASTSTYGNIVALEESSRVEGLLYAGTDDGLVHVSGDGGGAWTRYDTFPDVPDMTYVNELLPSRHADDTVYAAFNNHKRGDFKPYVLKSTDRGASWTSIAANLPERGSVYALAEDPVNPDLLFAGTEFGVFYTLDGGQYWKQIKAGLPTIAVRDIAIQERENDLVLGTFGRSFYVLDNYSALRDLSQELIDQEGHIFEVSDGLMFIPYSRVGGGGKGFQGENFFVTPNPDVGAKITFYFKETIKTLEDKREEEESKKFKDKEVIAYPSYDEMRAEEEEEEPFLLFIITDAQGNEVRRLRHAAREGVHRINWDLRFPNITRADDDAADPDEDVDSGILVLPGTYNVTLSKSVNGQVTQVAGPQSFQVTLLGDRTFPPSDPEAMLAFNRRLMELSRAMNGARQAVGDLGNKLELMRGALKAVEPYPQDVEDQLDNLEDRLDSVRRTLFGDPTRRRLDQDQPPSLSSRVNTTIFTGFRSIGDPTGTQRQVYQIIEQEFDPLIAEINDMLSNGVPALEQRLSDLGAPWTPGRTIDWRK; translated from the coding sequence ATGAAAACGAAGGTGAGAGCTATTGGGGGACATGTGACGCTTGTCCTGGTGTTGATTCTTGCGGCTGTTGCGGTGGCCCCGGTTACGGCCCACGGCCTTTCCGCACCCCTGTTCCAGGAGCAGCAACAAAGCGGGGAGGGCCAGGAGGCGCAAGCCGAGGGAGAGGAAGAAGAGAAAAAGGACGAGACGCCTCCTCTCTACAAAGTAAAAACGCCGGCGCTCAAGTTCCGGAGCATCGGCCCGGCTCTGACCGCAGGACGCATCGCCGACTTCGCCGTCAATCCCGACAACCCCGCCCAGTACTACGTGGCTGTGGCCTCGGGCGGCGTCTGGAAGACCGACAACAAGGGCATCACCTTCGATCCCATCTTCGACAGCCAGGGCTCCTATTCCATCGGCTGCGTCACTCTCGATCCCAACAATCTCCACGTGGTCTGGGTGGGGACGGGGGAGAACAACAACCAGCGCAGCGTGGCTTACGGCGACGGCGTCTACAAGTCGTTGGACGGCGGCAAGTCCTGGAAGCACATGGGACTCAAAGAGTCGGAGCACATCGGGATGATCGCCGTCGACCCCCGTGACTCCAACGTGGTCTACGTGGCGGCCTACGGTCCGCTGTGGTCGGCGGGAGGCGACCGCGGACTCTACAAGTCCACCGACGGCGGCAAGAATTGGGAGAAGGTGCTCGAGATCAGCGAGCACACCGGAGTCAGCGAGGTCCACCTCGACCCCCGCGATCCCGACCTCATTTACGCCGTGGCCCACCAGCGCCGCCGCCACGTCTTCACCCTCATCGACGGAGGACCCGAGTCGGCCGTCTACAAGTCTGAGGACGCCGGCGCCAACTGGCGCAAGATCATGAAGGGCCTTCCCGGCGGCCACGTGGGACGCATCGGCATGGACATCTCGCCCGCCGATCCCGACGTCCTCTACGCCATCGTGGAAGCCCAGGGGCGCCGGGGCGGATTCTTCCGCTCCACCAACCGCGGCGAAACCTGGAGCAGGCGCAGTTCCTACACCTCGCGCGGCAACTACTACCAGGAGATCTTCGCCGATCCCACCGACGTCGACCGCGTCTACTCGATGGACACCTTCGGGCAGGTCAGCCACGACGGCGGCGCCACCTGGGAACGCTACGGCGGACGCAACCGCCACGTCGACGACCACGCCCTGTGGATCGATCCCGACAATCCCGACTACCTGCTCAACGGCAACGACGGGGGCGTTTACGAGTCCTACGACCGGGGACGCAACTGGCGCTACATGACCACGCTGCCCATCACCCAGTTCTACAAGGTGGAGGTCGACAACGCCGAGCCCTTCTACAACGTCTACGGCGGCACCCAGGACAACTACAGCCTGGGAGGGCCGTCCCGCACCACCAGCCGCAACGGCATCGAGAACGCCGACTGGTTCGTCACCAAGGGCGGCGACGGCTTCGAGACCCAGGTCGATCCCGAAGACTCCAACATCATCTACGCCCAGTCTCAGTACGGGAACCTGGCCCGCTTTGACCGGCGCAGCGGGGAAAGCATCGCCATCCAGCCCCAGGAAGGAGCGGGCGAGAACGCTTACATCTGGAACTGGGACGCGCCTCTGCTCATCAGTCCCCACTCTCGAACGCGCCTCTATTTCGCCGCCGACAAGGTCTTCCGCAGCGACGACCGCGGCGAAAGCTGGACCGCCGTCAGCGATGACCTGACCCGCCAGATCGACCGCAACACCCTGGAGGTGATGGGTCAGACCTGGCCCATGGACGCCGTGGCCAAGCACGCTTCCACGTCCACCTACGGCAACATCGTGGCCCTCGAGGAGTCGTCCCGCGTGGAAGGACTGCTCTACGCCGGCACCGACGACGGGCTGGTCCACGTCAGCGGCGACGGCGGCGGCGCCTGGACCCGCTACGACACCTTCCCCGACGTTCCCGACATGACCTACGTCAACGAACTGCTGCCGTCGCGCCACGCCGACGACACCGTCTACGCCGCTTTCAACAACCACAAGCGGGGCGACTTCAAGCCCTACGTCCTCAAGAGCACCGACCGCGGGGCGTCCTGGACCTCCATCGCCGCCAACCTGCCCGAGCGCGGCTCGGTCTACGCCCTGGCCGAAGATCCCGTCAATCCCGACCTGCTTTTCGCGGGAACCGAATTCGGCGTCTTCTACACCCTCGACGGAGGCCAGTACTGGAAGCAGATCAAGGCGGGTCTGCCCACCATCGCGGTGCGCGACATCGCCATCCAGGAGCGTGAGAACGACCTGGTGTTGGGCACCTTCGGACGCAGCTTCTACGTCCTCGACAACTACAGCGCCCTGCGCGATTTGAGCCAGGAGTTGATCGACCAGGAAGGTCACATCTTCGAGGTTTCAGACGGCCTCATGTTCATCCCCTACAGCCGTGTCGGAGGCGGCGGCAAAGGCTTTCAGGGCGAGAACTTCTTCGTCACCCCCAACCCCGACGTGGGGGCCAAGATCACCTTTTACTTCAAGGAAACCATCAAGACCCTCGAAGACAAGCGCGAGGAAGAGGAGTCCAAGAAGTTCAAGGACAAGGAAGTCATCGCGTACCCCTCCTATGACGAGATGCGGGCCGAGGAAGAAGAGGAGGAGCCCTTCCTGCTCTTCATCATCACCGACGCTCAGGGCAACGAGGTGCGTCGTCTGCGCCATGCGGCCCGCGAGGGCGTACACCGCATCAACTGGGACCTTCGCTTCCCCAATATCACCCGCGCCGACGACGATGCAGCCGATCCCGACGAAGATGTCGATTCGGGAATCCTGGTGCTGCCGGGCACCTACAACGTGACCCTCTCCAAGAGCGTCAACGGCCAGGTGACCCAGGTGGCGGGTCCGCAGAGCTTCCAGGTCACGTTGCTGGGCGACCGTACCTTCCCGCCCAGCGATCCCGAGGCCATGCTGGCCTTCAACCGGCGTCTGATGGAATTGAGCCGGGCCATGAACGGCGCCCGCCAGGCAGTGGGCGATCTGGGCAACAAGCTGGAACTGATGCGCGGCGCCCTCAAGGCGGTCGAACCCTATCCGCAGGACGTCGAAGATCAGCTCGACAACCTGGAAGACCGGTTGGACAGCGTCCGCCGCACGCTTTTCGGCGACCCCACCCGGCGCCGCCTCGACCAGGACCAGCCCCCCTCGCTCTCATCGCGGGTCAACACCACCATCTTCACGGGTTTCCGCTCCATCGGCGATCCCACCGGAACCCAGCGGCAGGTCTACCAGATCATCGAGCAGGAGTTCGACCCTCTCATCGCTGAGATCAACGACATGCTCAGCAACGGCGTCCCGGCCCTGGAACAACGCCTCTCCGACCTGGGCGCCCCCTGGACCCCCGGCCGCACCATCGACTGGAGAAAGTAA
- a CDS encoding DUF2585 family protein, with amino-acid sequence MPASSSTLGRRHLLGSVVCLGLTLIVLALMGRPWWCKGGEADLWSGAINSFHNSQHLFDPYSFTHVLHGIGFYALLWLLTRRRWTVLDRLLAALVMESLWEIVENTSWVIERYREETMALGYYGDSVANSLGDILACIAGFALAARLPVWASISLFIAIEALLLFFIRDNLLLNIIMLLWPLEAIKSWQTGGP; translated from the coding sequence ATGCCCGCCTCTTCCTCAACGCTCGGCCGACGGCACCTGCTGGGCAGCGTGGTTTGCCTGGGCTTGACGCTGATCGTACTGGCCCTGATGGGCAGGCCCTGGTGGTGCAAGGGAGGGGAGGCGGATCTGTGGTCGGGGGCCATCAACAGCTTCCATAACTCCCAGCACCTCTTCGATCCCTACTCCTTCACCCACGTTCTCCACGGAATCGGCTTCTACGCACTGCTCTGGCTGCTGACGCGCCGGCGCTGGACGGTGCTCGACCGGCTGCTGGCGGCTCTTGTCATGGAGTCGCTGTGGGAGATCGTTGAAAACACGAGCTGGGTGATCGAGCGCTATCGCGAGGAGACCATGGCGCTGGGATACTATGGAGACAGCGTGGCTAACTCGCTGGGCGATATCCTGGCCTGCATCGCCGGCTTCGCCCTGGCCGCAAGACTTCCCGTGTGGGCCTCGATCAGCCTGTTCATCGCCATCGAAGCGCTGCTGCTGTTCTTTATCCGGGACAACCTCCTCTTGAACATCATCATGCTGTTATGGCCGCTGGAAGCCATCAAGTCCTGGCAAACGGGGGGCCCATGA
- a CDS encoding serine protease: protein MLDLASVQAGAEEDLLGMANVQGVALGHKVKDGQETKEPAISVLVSHKVDPALLSSENRVPKSIKNVKTDVVEVGEIFAGDQSPGNASEETEADAGIQAAPFSPGLRRRLRPARGGFSVSLAHQGGTGTIATGCYDLTPFPSKPSAYYILSNNHVLANSNAAPIGSAVIQPGRVDGGVFPRDFIGKLRRFIPIRFISGGNAPCNYVDAAIAECNLQDLDRDPFWGGPVKTLYTAPKVGDIVQKAGRTTGFTTGRVTAINATVNVNYGGGRVARFCRQIVTSDMSAPGDSGSLVTNLDEGAVGLLFAGSSVATIINNIAFVQLLLRVRITEK, encoded by the coding sequence ATGCTTGACTTGGCGTCGGTACAAGCGGGAGCCGAGGAGGACCTGCTGGGCATGGCCAACGTGCAAGGAGTGGCCTTGGGACACAAGGTCAAGGACGGCCAGGAGACCAAGGAGCCCGCCATCTCGGTGCTGGTCTCTCACAAGGTCGACCCCGCCCTGCTGTCGTCCGAAAACAGGGTCCCCAAGTCGATCAAGAACGTCAAGACCGACGTGGTCGAAGTGGGGGAGATCTTCGCGGGCGACCAGTCTCCCGGCAATGCCTCGGAAGAAACTGAGGCGGATGCCGGAATCCAGGCCGCGCCCTTCTCTCCAGGGCTTCGGCGGCGCCTGCGCCCCGCACGGGGCGGCTTCAGCGTCAGCCTGGCCCATCAGGGAGGCACGGGAACGATCGCCACGGGCTGCTATGACTTGACCCCTTTCCCCAGCAAGCCCTCGGCCTACTACATCCTCAGCAACAACCACGTGCTGGCCAACTCCAATGCGGCGCCCATCGGCTCCGCCGTCATCCAGCCCGGACGTGTCGACGGAGGCGTCTTTCCCCGCGACTTCATCGGCAAGCTGAGGCGCTTTATCCCTATCCGCTTCATCAGCGGAGGCAACGCGCCCTGCAACTACGTGGACGCCGCCATCGCCGAATGCAACCTGCAGGACCTCGACCGCGATCCCTTCTGGGGCGGACCGGTCAAGACCCTCTACACCGCGCCCAAGGTGGGCGACATCGTGCAGAAGGCGGGACGCACCACCGGCTTCACCACCGGCCGCGTAACGGCCATCAACGCCACCGTCAACGTCAACTACGGAGGCGGACGCGTGGCCCGCTTCTGCCGACAGATCGTCACTTCCGACATGAGCGCCCCGGGCGACTCGGGAAGCCTTGTCACCAATCTGGACGAGGGGGCGGTGGGCCTGCTCTTCGCCGGCTCGTCGGTGGCCACGATCATCAACAACATCGCCTTCGTCCAGCTCCTTCTGCGCGTGCGCATCACCGAGAAGTAG